In the Synechococcus sp. MU1643 genome, GCCGGCTGGGCTGCGGCTGTAGTCACCACGATCAGCACGCTTCTGCAGGGCCGCCAGGGCCTCATCTACGCCGCGCTGATTGGCGATCTGTTCGTGTTCGAACTGGCGGAGCATCTGCTCCCTTGATGGTGGTCGGTAGTTGTTGGGTAGGTGTTGCATGTTTAATGTGATTTTTTAGTTATTGCAGTGGGTTTGCACTCGTTAGTGCAGACAGAACTGCATCATTTAGAGGCGTTCCGGCGTATTGCCTGGCGCTTTGCGTAGTAGGCCGCCTGTTGCTTGGCCCACTCCGGATCCACAGCCCTTCGTATCTGAGGAATGGTCAGCGGAACCTGGAAGGCGATTGCATTGATCGACATGCCCTGGCGGTGTAGCCGGCGGGCTTCTTCGTAGACGGCCTTGGGTTGGCGCTTACTCATGCCACACCTCCCCGGTTGGCCTTGTACCGGGACATCACAACGACGAAGAGGCAGATGATCGCCACCCGCATCCTCATGATTTCGTGAGCGTTGGACGTAGTTGAGAGATTCATGCAGTTCATACGAAGGCAGTCATTTCGGTGAGCTTTGATTCGTCGGCTTGCAGGTAGCTCTGCAAGGCGGACAAGGTGCTGTGACCTGTGAAGGCCATCACCTGGTGCAGGGGGTAGTGACCAGCGAGGTTCGTGGCTGCGGTCCTGCGGAAGCTGTGGGTGCTCACACCCTCCAGGCCGACCTTTGTGCAGGCCTTGCGAAGAGCCACGTCTGCAGCGTTGCGGCTGAGGGGCTGGGTCTCTGAGTCCTTGGCGTGGAACAGGAAGTCCTCATCGCCGGCACCTTCCGGGCGGAGTGCCTCGAGTGCCTCCAGGAGAACCGGAGAGCAGGGCACCTGGCGGGTCTGGTTGGTCTTGGTTGT is a window encoding:
- a CDS encoding site-specific integrase yields the protein MKNNGHGRAAVLSDADFARLLAAAPSQTYRTLWTLQRATAARISEALSLRWCDVGGGFITFRKATTKTNQTRQVPCSPVLLEALEALRPEGAGDEDFLFHAKDSETQPLSRNAADVALRKACTKVGLEGVSTHSFRRTAATNLAGHYPLHQVMAFTGHSTLSALQSYLQADESKLTEMTAFV